In Synechococcales cyanobacterium T60_A2020_003, the genomic stretch CTTTGACGGTCGCCATTGTTTGAATCGCAAGGTCACTATAAAGAACTGACGCGCCGGGTTTGCCGCTCAACTCCTCGACCACCCACTGCCCCAGCACAGATTCTTCGATCCAGAAGGTGAGGCTTCCCCTAGCCTTCAATCCAGCGTTATACTCTGACCAGTTGCGGATGCGGTATTGAGGTTTCATGGCAGGTTTTATATGTGATAACTGAAATTTACCATGCCTCTCCTGCCCGCAACCCCTCTTTCATGCAACAACGCCGCACCAATACCAACGAGTTGAGATACGATCTCTCGTCCACAATCGCCACTGGCTCCGATGACTGAAACATCCATGTTCCCAACTCTCTATGCCCTTCCCTCTAGTAAACCAC encodes the following:
- a CDS encoding transposase, whose product is MKPQYRIRNWSEYNAGLKARGSLTFWIEESVLGQWVVEELSGKPGASVLYSDLAIQTMATVK